GGGACGCCTGCCTGTCATTACCAATGTGCTGGCCGGCATGCTGCCGCGCGTGCCGCTGTATCGCAGCCTGCTGCGCTGGTTCCTGCGCGCGGAAGTGCAGGTCGGCCTGGACGCACTGGCACAAGTCGGCATCGAAGGCCATGCCTTCCAACGCGCATCCAATCTGTCGGGCGGGCAGCAGCAACGTGCGGCCATCGCCCGCACGCTGGTGCAGAACGCGCGCACCATCCTGGCCGACGAGCCCATCGCGTCGCTCGATCCGGAATCGTCGCGCCGCGTCATGGATACGCTGGCGCAGATCAACCGCAGTCGCGGCGTGGCCGTCGTGGTTTCGCTGCACCAGGTCGACGTCGCCATGCGCTATTGCCCTCGCGTAGTCGCGCTGCGCCACGGCAAGGTCGTGTACGACGGCCCGTCCGCTCAATTGACCGCGCAAATGCTGCGCGACCTGTACGGCGCCGAGCTGGACGAGCTGATGCCTTCCGCGCAGCCGCAGGACGGTGTGCCGGCCGAGGGCGCGGCGCCGCAACCTTCCCTCGGGCGTCCGCAACTGGCGGCCGCCTAGTTTCTTTCCTTCCTTTCGCAAGACACGGAGTTACCCTCATGCTTCGCAGAACCTTTTGCGCCCTGATCGCGACCGCTGCCCTGACCGCCCCGGCGTTCGCCCAGGACGCGAAGACCCTGAATTTCGGCATCATTTCGACGGAATCGTCGTCCAATCTGCGCAGCGGCTGGCAGCCTGTCATCGATGACCTGAGCAAGGCGATCGGCGTCACGGTCAAGCCCTTTTTCGCTTCCGACTACGCCGGCATCATCGAAGGCATGCGCTTCGACAAAGTGCAGATGGCCTGGTACGGCAACCTGTCGGCCATCGAGGCCGTGGATCGTTCGCAAGGCGAGGTGTTCGCCCACGTCATCGACAAGGACGGCAACCCCGGCTACTGGTCGGTGCTGGTGACGGCCAAGAACGGCAAGGTCGCCACGCTGGACGACGTGCTGAAGAATGGCAAGAGCATGAGCTACGGCGCGGGCGACCCCAACTCGACGTCCGGCACGGCCGTTCCCGGCTACTACCTGTGGGCCGCCAACAAGATCGATCCCAAGACCTTCTTCAAGAACTTCCGCATCGCCAACCACGAAACCAACCTGCTGTCGGCGATGAACGGCCAGGTGGACGTGGCCATCACCAATACGGAAGCCATGGAGCGCTACAAGATCAATACCGGCAAGTCGCCCGAGGATTCCGTGCGCGTGCTGTGGAAATCGCCGCTGATCCCGGCTGACCCGCTGGTGTGGCGCACCGACCTGCCGGCCGACCTGAAGCAGAAGATCCAGGCCTTCTTCGTCAACTACGGCAAAAGCGGCCCCAATGCCGCGCAGGAGCTGAAGAACCTGCAGGCGCTGACCTACAAGGGCTTCGTCGCTTCGGACAACGGCCAGTTGCTGCCGATCCGCCAGATCAGCCTGGCCGGGCAGCGCGCCAAGGTCGAGCACGACACCACGCTGAGCGCCCAGGAAAAGCAGCAGAAGCTGGCGGAAATGGATGCCAGGCTGGCCGAGCTGTCCAAGCAGGTCGCCGCCGCGAAGTCCCAGTAAGCCGATGAGCGCCACCCTGACCCCGGCGCGCCCCGCGCCCACGCCCGCCAAGAGCTCCCTGCCCACCTTGCTGGCATGGGCCATCGTCATCGCCGTGCTGGCCGCGTCGTGGCAGGGGGCCGACATGCGCCCCATGGACCTGTTCCGCGATTCCGGCAACATGTCGCAGTTCGCGCGGGATTTCTTTCCGCCGAACTTCCGCGACTGGCGCATGTATCTGGAAGAGATGCTGGTGACGGTGCAGATCGCCATCTGGGGCACTTTCCTGGCGATCGTACTGGCGGTGCCGATGAGCCTGCTGTGTTCGTCCAATATCGTGCCTGCCTGGGTCTACCAGCCGGTGCGCCGCCTGATGGACGCATGCCGGGCGATCAACGAGATGGTCTTCGCCATGCTGTTCATCGTGGCGGTGGGCCTGGGCCCGTTCGCGGGTGTGCTGGCCTTGTGGGTGCACACGCTGGGCGTGCTGGCCAAGCTGTTCTCGGAGGCCGTCGAAGCCATCGATCCGCGGCCCGTCGAAGGGGTGCGCGCCACCGGCGCCGGCGCCATCGAGGAAATCGTCTTCGGCGTGATTCCGCAAGTGCTGCCGCTGTGGATTTCCTACTCGCTGTACCGCTTCGAGTCGAACGTGCGGTCGGCGTCGGTCGTGGGCATCGTCGGCGCGGGCGGGATCGGCATGGTGCTGTGGGAAATCATCCGCAGCTTCCAGTATGCCCAGACCTGCGCGGTGATGATCATCATCATCGTCTTCGTGACGGGCATCGACGTGCTGTCGTCGCGCATCCGCAAAGTGTTCATTTGAAGGGGCCGCCATGTCGGAAGCCTTGACCCTGTCGCGCATCGAAAGCCTGTTCGCGGGCTACGGCAGCGCCTACTACGGCCGCGAGGCCATCACGCAGACCGAGCATGCCCTGCAATGCGCGGCGCTGGCGGAGCAGGCGGGCGAAACGCCGGCCACCATCGCCGCCAGCCTGCTGCACGACATCGGCCATCTGGTCATGGCCGAGAGCACGCTCGAGGACAAGCGCCACCAGGACATCGGCGCTCGCGCGCTGCTGGGCCTGGTGGGCGAAAGCGTCATCGCGCCGGTGCGCCTGCACGTGCCGGCCAAGCGCTATCTGTGCGCGGTGGACGCGGATTACTGGTCCACGCTGTCGCAGGCGTCCAAGGATACCCTGGTGTTGCAGGGCGGCCCTTACACCGCGCGCGAAGTCGAGGCCTTCGAACGCCTGCCGTACTTCGCCGAGGCGGTGCGCCTGCGCCGATACGATGACCTGGCCAAGGTACCCGGCGCGGCCACGCCGACGCTGCGCCATTACCTGGACATGCTGGAGACGGTGACGGCGGTCGACAAGGCCGCCTGACGCGCGCGGCGGCCACGCCGCGAGCAGGGCACCGTCAGTTCATCCTGATGTTCAGCGTCGTGATGATCCCGTGCCATTTCTGGGTATCGTCGCGCACCGTCTGCTGGAACTTCTGCTGCGTCCAGGTCTGGACGGCCAGTCCCTGCTCCAGCATCTTTTTCTGGGTGTCGGGATCCGTCAGCGCCTTGTTGATGGCGTCGTGCAGCTTGGCCACCACGGCCGGGGGCGTGCCGGCGCGCACGAAAACACCGTACCAGGGCTCATAGTCGAAGCCCTTCACGCCAGCCTCCTGCATGGTGGGCAGGTCGGGCAGCGATGCCGCGCGCGCCGCGCCCGACGTCGCCAGCGGGCGCACCTGGCCGCTGCGGATGTAGGGCAGCACCGCGGGGATGGTCAATAGCATCGCCTCGATGCGGCCGGAGATCAGGTCGGTGATGGCCGGCCCGGAACCCTTGTAGGGTATGTGGGTCAGCGTCAGCTGTTCCTTGGACTGCAGCCATGCCATGGGCAGGTGGCCGGCGCTGCCCACGCCGCCGGATCCGTAGTTGACCGCGCCGGGGTGGGCGCGGGCGTAGTCCAGGAATTCCTTGAACGTCTTGACCGGCATGGAATTCGTCACCACCAGCACATTCGGCGTCTGGCCGACGTAGGCGACCGGCGTGATGTCCTTCAGCGGCTCGTAGCTCAGATGCGGATACAGCGACGCGTTGAAGGCGAAGCCGATGTGCTCCAGCATGAAGGTGTAGCCGTCCGGATTCGAGCGGGCCAGCATGGTGCCGGCGATGGTGCCCCCCGCGCCGCCACGATTGTCGGCGACCACGGTCTGGCCCAGGATGCGCCCGACCTTGTCGGCCAGGACGCGGCCGATGATGTCCGTCGTGCCGCCGGGCGCGTAGGGAATCAGCATGGTCAGGGGCTTGGTGGGCCAATCGTCGGCGGCATGCGCCGGCACGGCCGCGAGCGTCGAGAGCGCCGCGCACGCGATGAGGCCGGTGGCGGCCCGCACCAGCCAACGCCGCGTGGGGCGGATCCCGATGCCATGGTCCGGTGCCACCGGCGCACGCCTGGGCTGGCCGTACTCCTTATTGTCGTCCTGCATCCTTGCCTCCCTTGACGCCTCTGCGGGACGCGAATGGTCCACACGGCTTCAATATCGTTGTCGTTTGTACAACTACTAGCCAGGGGATTGTGATGCCGCCCGGTGCAGGCCGTCAATCGGGCAAAAACGCATATGTTTATAAGTGCCGGGTTCCATGCAGCGCAGCAAGAATCGGCATCGTTGCGAGCGGAACATTATCGTAGTAGTGTACGCAACGACGATAACAACGAAGCCGACGGGAACATCCCACGGATCAATATCCCCGGCTCAGCCATCGAGGCCGCACTTTGAGCACCATCCGCAAGATCACCCTGCGCCGCTTGCGCCTGCCCCTGTCCAGCCCGTACCGGCTGTCCTATCGCACCTTCACCGAATTCGAGCCCTACCTGGTGGAACTGGAAGACGACAGCGGGCGGCAGTCGTTCGCGGATGGCCACGTGTCGCCGGGTTCCAGCAGCGAAACGCGGGAAGGTGCCTGGGCGTTCTGCCTGGAACAATTGGCGCGATTGCCGGGGCGCGATGCCGCGCAGGCCAAGCAGGACCTGCTGGGCCGGTTCGAGGACAGCAAGGTGGCTGTCACCGCCATGGTGTGCGCGATCGAGGCGCTGGAAGGCTCGAGCTTCCTCGACGTCACGCAGGACACGGTGCTGCCTCTGCTGGTTCCCGTCAGCGCGTTGGAACCGGCCGCCATCGCCGAGGAAATCGACCGCCGCGTCGCCGCCGGCTTCCATGTTTTCAAGGTGAAAGTGGGCAAGGACGTGCGGGCGGACCTGGATCGCGTGCGCGCCATACAGCGGGCGGCGGATGGCCGCGCGACCCTGCGCCTGGATGCCAACCGCGCCTACAGCCGCGCGGACGCGATCGCCTTCGTCGGCGAGCTGGACCCCGCGGGCATCGACCTGTTCGAACAGCCCTGCGACGCCGACGATTGGGACGCCAATGCCGCCGTCGCGGAGGCCAGTCCCGTGCCCCTGATGCTGGACGAACCGATCTGCGCGCTGGCCGATATCGATCGCGCCGCCACCCTGCGCAATGTCGGCTACTGCAAGCTCAAGCTCAAGCGCTTCGGCAGCATGGAGCGGCTGGCCGAAGGCCTGAACCGCGTACACGCGCAGGGCATGCGACCCGTCCTGGGCGACGGCCTGGGCAGCGAGATCCACAACTGGATGGAGGCCTGCGTCGCGCGCGGCATCATCGATAACGCCGGGGAATTCAATGGTTTCCTGAAGCACCCGGCCAAGCTGCTGCGCGAGCCGCTGGGCTTCGAGAATGGCGCGGTGGTCATGCCGGCGGGATACCGGCCGGCGCTGGACCGCGCAGCCGTCGAAGCGTTCACGATGGAACGGCGCGATTTCGCCGGCTGACAGCCAGCGCCTGGCGGCGGGGGCAGGGACGCTAATCGCCCAGCCCGGTATTCTTCCTGAACGAGGCGACCTGTTCAGGCGTGAAGCTGGGCAGGCGCAGATCCCGCAGGTACGGTCCGAACGCCTCGTCGATCTGGTCGCCGAAGCGGGCGAAGATTTCCGCCATGTAGTAGTCATGGCGGATCAGCGACAAGGCCATCGTGACGATGGGCATGTTCTTCGAATGCGCCGCGATGACGTCGCCTTCGACATTGGCCGTCAGCATTTCCCGATAATCCACCGCCAGCGTGAACAGATTGTCCGCCGTGCCCATGCGCACGCCATTGTTCTCATGGATGTACACGCTGCACTTCTCGGTGTAGCGGAATTCATCCGCGTCCGTCCCGAACAGCACGATCAACAGCCGCACGCCGCGCGTGACCGCAGCCTCGCGCAAGCCGTCGGCATGGCGCCGCAGCACGTGGTCCGCCGCCTTGATCCATACCGTTTCCGTGCTGCGATCGATCAGCATGTCGATGTGCTCGTGCACCGCCGAATCGCCGCGCAGCGTCCATACATAGTGGTCGTCCGTGCGCGGCGTCACGGCTTCCAGCCGTTCCGTCAGCCCGGTACACAGCGAGCGCGTCTGCCGCGCGATGGCGTCGAGCAGTTCGCGCGGGCGCGCAGCGACATAGCAGGTGGGGTTTTCACGCACGGGCAGGACCGCGCCACGGCGCGCCAGGCTGTCCAGTGCGCTATAGGTATTGGGCCGGGGAACACCGGCCAGCTTTGAAATCTCGTACGCCGTCGAAGGCGGCATTCCCAGCAACTGCACGTAGACCTTGGCTTCGTATTCCGTGAAACCCAGGCGCTTCAAGTCGCCGGAAACGTTGTCCAGGGACGGCACGTCGCTGGCCACATGCTTGACGCTCATGGGGATACCCCCGTCGAAAACCGTGCGAGTTTAGCAGAGCGGTTTTCGGCGGGATCTCCCGCGTCAGGCCGCCACGGTGCCGGCCTGCTCGTACGGTATCGTCGCGATGCCCTTGATCTGCGTGCGGTGCATGATGCGGCTGACGCTGGGATCGAAGGCGTCGCGGCGGTGCAGGGTGCAGCGGTTGTCCCACAGGATCAGGTCATGGAGCTTCCATTCCTGCCGGAAGGTGAACTCCGGCTGCGTCGCATGGGCCCACAGTTCGTCCAGCAGGGCATTGCTCTCGTCCAGCGGCAGTCCCAGGATGTAGCTGTTGCGGCGGCGGCCCAGGTACAGGGCCGCGCGGCCCGTTTCCGGATGCCGCACCACCAGCGGATGATGCGCGCCCGGCGCCTCGCGCGGGTCGGTGACTTCCTTCATGCCCTTGCGCATCATGCCGGCGCTGTTGTACGTGGCGTCGTGGATCGCGCGCCGCCCGGCGATGGCCTGCTTCAGTTCCGCGGGCAGCGTTTCATAGGCCATGTACATATTGGCCCAGTAGGTATCGCCGCCGCTGGGCGGCACGTCCAGCGCATGCAGCATCGCGGCCATGGGCGGCGTTTCGATGTAGGTCATGTCGCAATGCCAGACCGCCTCGCCATCCCCGAGATTGCCGATCGGCACACCGTCCTTCTTCACGTTGGAAATCACATTGATTTCCGGAAATTCGGTCAGGAAAGGCTTGCCATAGGGGTTGGGGCCCGGGGGATCCAGCTCGCCAAAGGAGCGGCTCAAGGCCATCAGTTCGGGATCGCTGAGCAACTGGCCGCGAAAGCGCAGCACCAGGTGATCCGACCAGGCCCGCTTGATCGCCGCCAGGTCGTCGGCGGCCAGCGGCTTGCGCAGGTCGACGCCGGAGATCTCGGCGCCGAGCGCCGGCGCGATGGGGGTAACGGTTATCGAAGACATGGTATCGACCCTTGCAGTTCGTGTTTCCGATGCGGCAC
This genomic interval from Bordetella genomosp. 8 contains the following:
- the phnC gene encoding phosphonate ABC transporter ATP-binding protein, with the protein product MTYAIEVRGLSKSFRAGQKALDDVTLQVRDGEMVALLGASGSGKSTLLRHLAGFVAGDAGASEIRVNGDLIQRNGRISRDVRRARAGIGFVFQQFNLVGRLPVITNVLAGMLPRVPLYRSLLRWFLRAEVQVGLDALAQVGIEGHAFQRASNLSGGQQQRAAIARTLVQNARTILADEPIASLDPESSRRVMDTLAQINRSRGVAVVVSLHQVDVAMRYCPRVVALRHGKVVYDGPSAQLTAQMLRDLYGAELDELMPSAQPQDGVPAEGAAPQPSLGRPQLAAA
- the phnD gene encoding phosphonate ABC transporter substrate-binding protein; the protein is MLRRTFCALIATAALTAPAFAQDAKTLNFGIISTESSSNLRSGWQPVIDDLSKAIGVTVKPFFASDYAGIIEGMRFDKVQMAWYGNLSAIEAVDRSQGEVFAHVIDKDGNPGYWSVLVTAKNGKVATLDDVLKNGKSMSYGAGDPNSTSGTAVPGYYLWAANKIDPKTFFKNFRIANHETNLLSAMNGQVDVAITNTEAMERYKINTGKSPEDSVRVLWKSPLIPADPLVWRTDLPADLKQKIQAFFVNYGKSGPNAAQELKNLQALTYKGFVASDNGQLLPIRQISLAGQRAKVEHDTTLSAQEKQQKLAEMDARLAELSKQVAAAKSQ
- the phnE gene encoding phosphonate ABC transporter, permease protein PhnE: MSATLTPARPAPTPAKSSLPTLLAWAIVIAVLAASWQGADMRPMDLFRDSGNMSQFARDFFPPNFRDWRMYLEEMLVTVQIAIWGTFLAIVLAVPMSLLCSSNIVPAWVYQPVRRLMDACRAINEMVFAMLFIVAVGLGPFAGVLALWVHTLGVLAKLFSEAVEAIDPRPVEGVRATGAGAIEEIVFGVIPQVLPLWISYSLYRFESNVRSASVVGIVGAGGIGMVLWEIIRSFQYAQTCAVMIIIIVFVTGIDVLSSRIRKVFI
- a CDS encoding HD domain-containing protein, whose amino-acid sequence is MSEALTLSRIESLFAGYGSAYYGREAITQTEHALQCAALAEQAGETPATIAASLLHDIGHLVMAESTLEDKRHQDIGARALLGLVGESVIAPVRLHVPAKRYLCAVDADYWSTLSQASKDTLVLQGGPYTAREVEAFERLPYFAEAVRLRRYDDLAKVPGAATPTLRHYLDMLETVTAVDKAA
- a CDS encoding Bug family tripartite tricarboxylate transporter substrate binding protein — protein: MQDDNKEYGQPRRAPVAPDHGIGIRPTRRWLVRAATGLIACAALSTLAAVPAHAADDWPTKPLTMLIPYAPGGTTDIIGRVLADKVGRILGQTVVADNRGGAGGTIAGTMLARSNPDGYTFMLEHIGFAFNASLYPHLSYEPLKDITPVAYVGQTPNVLVVTNSMPVKTFKEFLDYARAHPGAVNYGSGGVGSAGHLPMAWLQSKEQLTLTHIPYKGSGPAITDLISGRIEAMLLTIPAVLPYIRSGQVRPLATSGAARAASLPDLPTMQEAGVKGFDYEPWYGVFVRAGTPPAVVAKLHDAINKALTDPDTQKKMLEQGLAVQTWTQQKFQQTVRDDTQKWHGIITTLNIRMN
- a CDS encoding mandelate racemase/muconate lactonizing enzyme family protein; translated protein: MSTIRKITLRRLRLPLSSPYRLSYRTFTEFEPYLVELEDDSGRQSFADGHVSPGSSSETREGAWAFCLEQLARLPGRDAAQAKQDLLGRFEDSKVAVTAMVCAIEALEGSSFLDVTQDTVLPLLVPVSALEPAAIAEEIDRRVAAGFHVFKVKVGKDVRADLDRVRAIQRAADGRATLRLDANRAYSRADAIAFVGELDPAGIDLFEQPCDADDWDANAAVAEASPVPLMLDEPICALADIDRAATLRNVGYCKLKLKRFGSMERLAEGLNRVHAQGMRPVLGDGLGSEIHNWMEACVARGIIDNAGEFNGFLKHPAKLLREPLGFENGAVVMPAGYRPALDRAAVEAFTMERRDFAG
- a CDS encoding TrmB family transcriptional regulator — encoded protein: MSVKHVASDVPSLDNVSGDLKRLGFTEYEAKVYVQLLGMPPSTAYEISKLAGVPRPNTYSALDSLARRGAVLPVRENPTCYVAARPRELLDAIARQTRSLCTGLTERLEAVTPRTDDHYVWTLRGDSAVHEHIDMLIDRSTETVWIKAADHVLRRHADGLREAAVTRGVRLLIVLFGTDADEFRYTEKCSVYIHENNGVRMGTADNLFTLAVDYREMLTANVEGDVIAAHSKNMPIVTMALSLIRHDYYMAEIFARFGDQIDEAFGPYLRDLRLPSFTPEQVASFRKNTGLGD
- a CDS encoding TauD/TfdA dioxygenase family protein, whose protein sequence is MSSITVTPIAPALGAEISGVDLRKPLAADDLAAIKRAWSDHLVLRFRGQLLSDPELMALSRSFGELDPPGPNPYGKPFLTEFPEINVISNVKKDGVPIGNLGDGEAVWHCDMTYIETPPMAAMLHALDVPPSGGDTYWANMYMAYETLPAELKQAIAGRRAIHDATYNSAGMMRKGMKEVTDPREAPGAHHPLVVRHPETGRAALYLGRRRNSYILGLPLDESNALLDELWAHATQPEFTFRQEWKLHDLILWDNRCTLHRRDAFDPSVSRIMHRTQIKGIATIPYEQAGTVAA